Proteins encoded together in one Candidatus Aminicenantes bacterium window:
- a CDS encoding LD-carboxypeptidase codes for MLRKPEPLKPGDQVGVFLPSSPIREPFHGLGLQALQGMGLRPREVSAPLSGHDFFARPPEQGLADLQGFFSDPQIKVLWAGRGGYGSNYLLPLLDRLVIQTPKIVIASSDASYLLWYLLDRRRMTVFYGPMVFGALAAGHCDRDQILTVLAGDAYPLEIPGVVLCRGRARGMISGGCLANFASLLGTPHAVEVRGRILLLEDVNERPFRIDRMLWQCEQAGVFAQIKGLLLGEFPGCFKDENEKEIFYRRWQEKLSAWDIPVLFDMPLGHAESAGILPLGVEGEIDTAALAGLACREKGVRG; via the coding sequence AGCCTGAGCCCCTGAAGCCCGGCGATCAGGTCGGAGTTTTTCTGCCCTCTTCTCCGATCCGCGAACCCTTTCACGGCCTTGGGCTGCAAGCCTTGCAGGGTATGGGCTTGCGGCCGCGCGAGGTCAGTGCTCCTTTATCCGGCCACGATTTTTTCGCCCGGCCGCCCGAACAGGGGCTTGCCGACCTGCAGGGTTTTTTCTCGGACCCCCAGATCAAGGTCCTCTGGGCCGGCCGCGGCGGTTACGGCTCCAATTACCTGCTGCCGCTGCTGGACCGGCTGGTGATCCAGACTCCGAAGATCGTCATCGCCTCTTCCGATGCCAGCTACCTGCTCTGGTACCTTCTTGATCGCAGGCGGATGACGGTCTTCTACGGCCCCATGGTATTTGGCGCCCTGGCCGCCGGACACTGCGACCGCGACCAGATCCTGACCGTGCTGGCGGGGGACGCATACCCGCTGGAGATCCCCGGGGTAGTCCTCTGCCGCGGCCGGGCCAGGGGGATGATCAGCGGCGGCTGCCTGGCCAATTTCGCCTCGCTGCTGGGGACGCCCCATGCCGTGGAGGTGCGGGGAAGGATCCTGCTGTTGGAGGATGTCAACGAGCGTCCTTTCCGCATCGACCGCATGTTGTGGCAGTGCGAGCAGGCCGGCGTTTTTGCCCAAATCAAGGGGTTGCTGCTGGGAGAATTTCCCGGATGCTTCAAGGATGAAAATGAAAAGGAGATCTTCTACCGGCGCTGGCAGGAAAAATTGAGCGCCTGGGATATCCCCGTCCTCTTCGACATGCCGCTGGGGCATGCCGAGAGCGCCGGCATCCTGCCGCTGGGCGTCGAAGGGGAGATCGACACCGCCGCCTTAGCCGGGCTGGCATGCAGGGAAAAAGGAGTACGGGGATGA
- a CDS encoding Mur ligase family protein has product MKKVFLCGIAGSGMSALAGLFKKKGYEVFGSDARFYPPVDGLLKSLQVTLFKGFAAKNIPARVDFCVIGNVVGRGNPEVEFILDRGIEYYSMAEALQRFFIKGKESLVIAGSHGKTTTASFIAHLLTVAGKRPGFFIGGKPLNFSGNYRLGSGAFFVSEGDEYETAFFDRTAKFFKYRPDRLILTALEHDHIDFYPSAAGYLKSFQDLVNQVPHRGTIIVNNDYEMALQAVARAFTPVITYGRGRADFKITRVRARSDGYDFRLTSRSRHWEFHTQLAGPYNVWNLTAGIILALELRLPLATIEKALATFRGVERRLSVIGRRQNTVFVEDFAHHPTAIASVLSGLPSLYPKHEIIVVFEPRSWSLRRNTRSDLRELSRHPAFPFQPRFFAAASRHPSFQRRRARFHRLGEGIDAGKVRPIGAIDRQAAKK; this is encoded by the coding sequence ATGAAAAAGGTTTTCTTGTGCGGCATCGCCGGCAGCGGCATGAGCGCCCTGGCCGGCCTTTTCAAAAAAAAAGGCTATGAGGTTTTCGGTTCGGACGCCCGTTTTTATCCCCCCGTGGATGGCTTGCTGAAGAGCCTGCAGGTCACCCTGTTCAAGGGGTTCGCCGCCAAAAACATCCCCGCCCGGGTCGATTTTTGCGTGATCGGCAACGTCGTCGGCCGCGGCAATCCCGAAGTCGAGTTCATTCTTGACCGCGGCATCGAGTACTACTCCATGGCCGAGGCCCTGCAGCGGTTCTTCATCAAAGGCAAGGAGTCGCTGGTAATCGCCGGCAGCCACGGCAAAACCACCACCGCCTCGTTCATCGCCCATCTGCTGACCGTCGCCGGCAAGCGGCCGGGCTTTTTCATCGGCGGCAAACCCTTGAATTTCAGCGGCAACTACCGGCTGGGCAGCGGCGCCTTTTTCGTCAGCGAAGGCGATGAGTATGAAACGGCTTTTTTCGACCGCACCGCCAAATTTTTCAAATACCGTCCCGACCGCCTGATCCTTACCGCCCTGGAGCACGATCATATCGATTTTTACCCCAGCGCGGCCGGCTACCTGAAAAGCTTCCAGGACCTGGTCAACCAGGTCCCGCACCGGGGGACGATCATCGTCAACAACGATTACGAGATGGCGCTGCAAGCGGTCGCGCGCGCCTTCACCCCGGTCATCACCTACGGACGCGGCCGGGCCGATTTCAAAATCACCCGGGTCCGGGCCAGGAGCGACGGATATGATTTCCGCCTCACGAGCCGTTCCCGGCACTGGGAATTCCACACGCAGCTGGCCGGCCCCTACAACGTCTGGAACCTGACCGCTGGCATCATCCTGGCCCTGGAGCTGCGGCTGCCGCTGGCGACGATCGAAAAAGCGCTGGCCACGTTCCGGGGAGTGGAGCGCCGGCTGTCGGTCATCGGCCGCCGGCAAAACACCGTTTTCGTCGAGGATTTCGCCCATCATCCCACCGCCATTGCCAGCGTATTGTCCGGGTTGCCGAGCCTGTACCCCAAGCATGAGATCATCGTCGTTTTTGAACCGCGCTCATGGAGCTTGCGGCGAAATACGCGTTCAGATCTTCGAGAATTATCCCGACATCCAGCGTTTCCTTTCCAGCCTCGATTTTTCGCTGCCGCGAGTCGTCATCCTTCTTTCCAACGGCGACGTGCACGATTTCACCGCCTGGGCGAAGGGATTGACGCGGGCAAAGTAAGACCCATAGGCGCGATTGACAGGCAGGCGGCAAAAAAGTAA
- a CDS encoding branched-chain amino acid aminotransferase, which produces MKINLELIAKEKLKPLFDDPLALPFGRYFTDYMFTMEYSQGQGWKNPCIKPYQPLILEPSANVFHYSQEVFEGQKAYQSQKGEILMFRPLDNARRMNRSLQRLCMPEIDENVFLEAECELLKLEKRWIPTQKGASLYIRPAVIGTEPALGVKASSEFLFFIILSPVGPYFKEGFKPVSLWVSDTYSRAGSGGTGEAKTGGNYAGSLLATREAIQKGYSQVLWLDAGEHRYVEEVGAMNIFFVLEGKLVTPALGGTILHGITRKSVLELAPELGIQAEERKIDIKEVVDGIGAGKISEIFGAGTAAVISPVNKIGYQGKDYSVKEDRKATWAQTFFDTLIGLQYGEIPDTHGWVYKVR; this is translated from the coding sequence ATGAAAATTAACTTGGAGTTGATCGCCAAGGAAAAACTGAAACCCCTCTTCGATGACCCGTTGGCATTGCCCTTCGGGCGTTATTTTACCGACTACATGTTCACCATGGAATATTCCCAGGGGCAAGGCTGGAAAAATCCCTGCATCAAACCCTACCAGCCGTTGATCCTGGAACCTTCGGCCAACGTCTTTCATTACAGCCAGGAGGTTTTTGAAGGACAAAAGGCCTACCAATCGCAAAAAGGCGAAATCTTGATGTTCAGGCCTTTGGATAATGCCCGGCGCATGAACCGCTCCCTGCAGCGCTTGTGCATGCCCGAGATCGACGAGAACGTTTTCCTAGAAGCCGAGTGCGAATTGCTGAAGCTTGAAAAACGCTGGATCCCGACTCAGAAGGGGGCTAGCCTCTATATCCGGCCGGCCGTGATCGGCACCGAACCGGCGTTGGGGGTCAAAGCGTCGAGCGAATTTCTCTTCTTTATCATCCTCTCGCCGGTGGGGCCGTACTTCAAGGAGGGTTTCAAGCCCGTCAGTCTGTGGGTCAGCGACACCTATTCCCGCGCCGGCAGCGGCGGGACCGGCGAAGCCAAGACGGGCGGCAACTATGCCGGCAGCCTGCTGGCCACACGCGAAGCTATCCAGAAGGGTTACAGCCAGGTGCTCTGGCTCGATGCCGGCGAGCACCGCTATGTCGAGGAAGTCGGCGCCATGAACATTTTCTTTGTCCTGGAAGGTAAATTGGTCACGCCCGCCCTAGGGGGGACGATCCTGCATGGCATCACCCGCAAATCGGTCCTGGAATTGGCTCCCGAGCTGGGCATCCAGGCCGAGGAGCGGAAGATCGATATCAAGGAGGTCGTCGACGGCATCGGCGCTGGAAAGATCAGCGAAATTTTCGGTGCCGGCACGGCTGCCGTCATCAGCCCGGTCAACAAGATCGGGTACCAGGGCAAAGACTATTCGGTCAAAGAGGACCGGAAAGCAACCTGGGCGCAGACTTTTTTCGATACGCTGATCGGGCTGCAGTATGGCGAAATCCCCGATACGCACGGTTGGGTTTACAAAGTGCGGTGA
- a CDS encoding carboxymuconolactone decarboxylase family protein, protein MGKYTDFTAYRKKMNEKILAQGNLQIKRFFALDGQAYQSGALDATTKELLGLAASMVLRCDDCIAYHVIQAKEAGAGRDEIFETFTIALIVGGSIVIPNLRRAVDFLEELENNAGGK, encoded by the coding sequence ATGGGCAAATACACGGATTTCACCGCGTACCGGAAAAAAATGAATGAGAAGATACTGGCGCAGGGGAATCTGCAGATCAAACGCTTTTTCGCCCTGGACGGCCAGGCCTACCAATCCGGGGCCTTGGATGCCACGACCAAGGAATTGCTTGGCCTGGCAGCCTCCATGGTGCTGCGCTGCGACGATTGCATCGCCTACCATGTGATCCAGGCCAAGGAGGCCGGGGCCGGCCGGGACGAGATTTTTGAAACCTTCACCATCGCCCTGATAGTCGGCGGCTCGATCGTTATTCCCAATTTGCGCCGCGCCGTCGATTTCCTGGAGGAACTCGAAAACAATGCGGGCGGAAAATGA